Within the Cystobacter fuscus DSM 2262 genome, the region GTGCTGGGCAAGGTCGCGTCCAACTCGATGTAGCGCGTGCCCGACTCGCACACGGGCAATGGACTCTGCTCCGCGCTCACGGGGGCCGCGAGCAGGGCCAGTCCGAGAAAGGAGGCCGAGGAAAAAACGAGCACGGAGCGGAACCTCCACGAGGAAGCGACGAGACCGGAGGCGTGGGCTCTACCACACCGTCCTGCCCGGTCGTGCGCGATCCGTCCCGGACTTCCGGGGGGCCAGGCAATTCTCCGGGAGGGCTCTACTTGAAGTGGCTCACCGTCCTGAGCTCTACGCGAGGACGGACCTTGATGGTCTGCTCACTGTCGGACTCGATCTCCAGGCCGGACTCTCCGAAGTCCCACAGCTCCATGCACACGGTGAATGTGTCGCCAGAGGGAGTTACGGCCTGGGTGATGCGGCCATAGACGCGCTTCTCTCCGATGAAGAGCTGGCCGGAGAAGACTGTTTCGCTCGGCAGCTTTCCCCATCCACCGCCCAACGTCATCGTGATGGGGCCTTCCCGTACGGGAATGGGCTTGTTGTTGCCCGATATCCATCTTGGAATCGCGGCAGTTCCTTGGTGGTCGCCGACGTCAAGGTCGAGCTTGCTTCTCATGGTCTCGATGGCACCGGCCGGGCACTCCTGGGAGGCAGGCTCTTTGCGAACCTGGGCACCGGGACAGGCCATGTTGGCGGCGGCGGCCACGGCGAGAAGCACGTTGTTGCCGGTGGGGCCGCATCCCTTCTTCTTCTTGTCCGCCTGTGAGCCGGGGGCCTTCTTCCTCATGCCGGTCGTTCCCTTGCTGAGCGCCACATTGGTGACGAGCGCAGGGGTGTCCACCCTCGGGGGCGCTGCGCCTGCGTCAGCTTCAGGCGGCTTCCAGGGCGGCGCCACTTCGTGAACGTGCGGGGCCCATGGCGCCAGTCCTCCGAGGGTGGATTCCGCGGAGACGAGAGGCGTCGGCGTCCGAGATTCGAGAAGCGTCCACACCCGCTGGTCTGGCACTGCTGGCGGAGTCAGTGCGAGAAGTGGCTGCCGGAGCTGATCGAGAACGTGACCCGCTCCCATGGCGAGGCCCACCACGACCACGGCCACGAGGACCGGAGCGAGCCGTCTCATCCGAGCGTGAAGCGTGGAGACTGTCTGCGCGGTGGACGGTGCGGGTTGCGCGGTGGGGCTGGCGGGTGGCGGAGGGGACGGATTGCCCCGCTTGGGCTTCTGCCGAATCCATCTGCGCAGCCACGCTTGGGGGTTCTTGCCCACCAACTCCGGCGCGTCCTCCGTGGTGCGTCCGTCCGCCGTCCAGCCGTAGCACAGGGGCGTCTCCCAACGGGGATCCACCTTCGCCTCCTCCAGCAGCTTCTTCAGCGACTCGTACAGCGCCTCGGCGTTCTGGACACGGGCGTGTGGCTCCTTGGCCAACAGGCGCAGGCACAGATCGCTGAGGTTCGAGGGCACACGAGAGTTCCGCACGTTCGGAGGCGTGGGGACGTCCGCGATGATCTCCCCCAGTAGCTCGTCGTCCGGGCCGTCGAAGGGGTACACGTCGGTGGTGAGCACGTAGAGGATGATGCCCAGGGCGTACAGCTCGTCCGTCACCGCGTAGTCGTATCGCTCCCCCTGCTTGCGATCCTCGCGCAGGAAGAAGGCCACGGACTCAGGGCTGCGATAACGGAGATTGGCCGGGGCCAGCGAACCACGGGTGACGCGAGGTACGCCGGGCATGGTGCCAGCACCGAAGTCCACCAGCACCGGCGCCCCGTCCAACTCGCGCACCAGCACGTTGTCGCCCTTCAAGTCCCGGTGCAGGACCTCCTTCGCGTGGACCTCCTGGAGAGCACGGGTGAGCGGCAGCAGTTTCTCCACCACCTCGCGGGCACACGGATTGTTGTCCCGGACCCACTGGTACAGCGTCACCCCTGGCACGTACTCCATGACGAGCACCAGGTACTCCGGCTTCTCCTCCGGCCATTTGAAGTGGCTCAGCAGCCGCACCACGTTGGGGAACTCGTGGCGGAGCATGATGTACAACTCCCGCCAACCCCACTCCCCAACGCTCTCCAGGTGGATGAACTTGAGCGCGCACGGGCCACCGTCGCGCCATGCGAGATACACCCTACCGAAGCCTCCCGCGCCCAGCTTCTTCTCGATGCGGTAGCCGCCCACCACCGCCCCCGGCTGGACCACGTCCTCCAGCGTGGTCTTCACGCTGCCCCTCCAAGGGAGACACCAGCAAGGGATCGCAGGAGTCCGGTCATGTGGTCAACCTCCGGGGTCAGCAGGGTAGCAGAACCCCGGAGTTTCCTCTGCTCGGCGCACGGCTGGTGTGGTGGTGCTCGCCCTGGACGTGGACCCCAGCGCCGTCATGCTCGGAAGACCAGTCCAGGACGCGGAGGGCCCCGGCTCAGGCCGGGACGCTGTTGCGGTCCAAGCGCATCCAGTGCCGGTGCTCGGCGATGGACTCGATGAACTTCGCGGTGAAGTGGTGGTGCTTGGCCCCCTTGGCGTCCGCGACGATGCCCGGCGCGGAGGAGGAGATGCCACCCGCGTCCAACAGCTCACTGGCCTCGCGGGTGACGCCGATCGCCTTGCAGTGCCGGTAGGCCTCCTGGATGAACTGCATCGCGTCCGCGTCCTTCTTGAGCACCGCCACGCTCGCGGCGCCACCGGGCACGAAGACGGCGTCGTACTCGACCGAGGCCGTGGTGAGCGAGCTCTTGTCCACCATCACCGGCTGGCCATCCGAGCCCTTCACCGTGCCCAGGCGCTTGGCGATGACCACCATCTGGCCCCCCGCCTTCTCGATGGCCGCGCGCGTGGCCGACAGGTCCTCCGCGTCGAAGCCGTCCGCCACCAGCACGCCGACGAGCCGCGTGGGGATGGCGTCCTTCTTCGCGTCCTTCTTCAGGTACTCGATGCTCAGCGCCGGGGACTTGTCGATCTTCCCCTTCTCCACGGCGGGCTTGGGCACGGGCAGGCCCAGGCCCTCGGCCACCTGCGTCACGAGCTCCTCGTCGATCTTCGCGAGGATCTGCTCCACCACGCGCGCGCGCACCTCCTTGCGCTCCACCTTGCCCAGCTCGAACAGGATGGCCGCGATGATGTGCTCCTGCTCGGGCCTGGACATGCTGCGGAAGAACATGCCCGCCTGGGTGAAGTGATCCTGGAACGACTCGCCGCGCGCGCGCAGCTTCTCCCCGTCCACCTTCTCCGGGAAGTGCCGGTAGCCGCCCTCGGCCGCGGAGCTCATGAACGGGCAGCCGCCCCCGAGCGAGTTGGGGAAGTAGTTGGCGCGGCCCTCGGGGATGGTGTGCCGCTTGAAACCATCCTGCTGGTTGTTGTGCACCGGCGCGAGCGGACGGTTGATGGGGATCTCGACGAAGTTGGGCCCACCCAGCCGGGACAGCTGCGTGTCGAGGTAGGAGAAATTGCGCCCCTGCAGCAGCGGATCATCCGTGAAGTCGATGCCCGGCACGACGTTGGCGGTGCAGAAGGCGACCTGCTCGGTCTCGGCGAAGAAGTTCGTCGGGTTGCGATCGAGCACGAGCTTGCCGACGCGGCGCACCGGGATGAGCTCCTCGGGGATGATCTTCGTCGAGTCGAGGATCTCGATGCCGAGCTTCGCGACGTCCTTCTCCTCGATGATCTGCAATCCCAGCTCATACTCGGGGAAGTTGCCCTTCTCGATGTTCTCCCAGAGATCGCGGCGGTGGTAGTCGGGGTCCTTGCCCCCGAGCTTCTGGCACTCGTCCCACACGAGCGAGTGCACGCCGAGCTTCGGCTTCCAGTGGAACTTCACGAAGCGCGACACGCCCTTGTCGTTGATCAGCCGGAAGGTATGGACGCCAAAGCCTTCCATCATGCGGTAGCTGCGCGGCAGGGCGCGATCGGACATGACCCACATGAGCATGTGGGCGCTCTCCGGCATGAGCGAGATGAAGTCCCAGAAGGAGTCATGCGCGGAGGCCGCCTGGGGCATCTCGTGGTGCGGCTCCGGCTTGGCCGCGTGGATGATGTCCGGGAACTTGATGGCATCCTGGATGAAGAAGACGGGGATGTTGTTGCCCACCAGGTCCCAGTTGCCCTCCTCCGTGTAGAACTTCACGGCGAAGCCCCGCACGTCCCGCGCCGTGTCCATGGAGCCGCGTGAGCCCGCCACGGTGGAGAAGCGCACGAAGACGGGCGTCTTCTTCGACGGATCCTGGAAGAGCTTCGCCTTGGTGAGATCGGCCAGCGACTCATAGGGCTGGAAGTAGCCGTGCGCACCCGAGCCCCGGGCATGCACGACGCGCTCGGGGATGCGCTCGT harbors:
- a CDS encoding serine/threonine protein kinase, whose translation is MKTTLEDVVQPGAVVGGYRIEKKLGAGGFGRVYLAWRDGGPCALKFIHLESVGEWGWRELYIMLRHEFPNVVRLLSHFKWPEEKPEYLVLVMEYVPGVTLYQWVRDNNPCAREVVEKLLPLTRALQEVHAKEVLHRDLKGDNVLVRELDGAPVLVDFGAGTMPGVPRVTRGSLAPANLRYRSPESVAFFLREDRKQGERYDYAVTDELYALGIILYVLTTDVYPFDGPDDELLGEIIADVPTPPNVRNSRVPSNLSDLCLRLLAKEPHARVQNAEALYESLKKLLEEAKVDPRWETPLCYGWTADGRTTEDAPELVGKNPQAWLRRWIRQKPKRGNPSPPPPASPTAQPAPSTAQTVSTLHARMRRLAPVLVAVVVVGLAMGAGHVLDQLRQPLLALTPPAVPDQRVWTLLESRTPTPLVSAESTLGGLAPWAPHVHEVAPPWKPPEADAGAAPPRVDTPALVTNVALSKGTTGMRKKAPGSQADKKKKGCGPTGNNVLLAVAAAANMACPGAQVRKEPASQECPAGAIETMRSKLDLDVGDHQGTAAIPRWISGNNKPIPVREGPITMTLGGGWGKLPSETVFSGQLFIGEKRVYGRITQAVTPSGDTFTVCMELWDFGESGLEIESDSEQTIKVRPRVELRTVSHFK
- a CDS encoding catalase, producing the protein MNKKTPDAVSIDARSKDEALAKDRSNPTGHRMTSDQGVPIENTDNSLRVGARGPTLLEDFHFREKIMRFDHERIPERVVHARGSGAHGYFQPYESLADLTKAKLFQDPSKKTPVFVRFSTVAGSRGSMDTARDVRGFAVKFYTEEGNWDLVGNNIPVFFIQDAIKFPDIIHAAKPEPHHEMPQAASAHDSFWDFISLMPESAHMLMWVMSDRALPRSYRMMEGFGVHTFRLINDKGVSRFVKFHWKPKLGVHSLVWDECQKLGGKDPDYHRRDLWENIEKGNFPEYELGLQIIEEKDVAKLGIEILDSTKIIPEELIPVRRVGKLVLDRNPTNFFAETEQVAFCTANVVPGIDFTDDPLLQGRNFSYLDTQLSRLGGPNFVEIPINRPLAPVHNNQQDGFKRHTIPEGRANYFPNSLGGGCPFMSSAAEGGYRHFPEKVDGEKLRARGESFQDHFTQAGMFFRSMSRPEQEHIIAAILFELGKVERKEVRARVVEQILAKIDEELVTQVAEGLGLPVPKPAVEKGKIDKSPALSIEYLKKDAKKDAIPTRLVGVLVADGFDAEDLSATRAAIEKAGGQMVVIAKRLGTVKGSDGQPVMVDKSSLTTASVEYDAVFVPGGAASVAVLKKDADAMQFIQEAYRHCKAIGVTREASELLDAGGISSSAPGIVADAKGAKHHHFTAKFIESIAEHRHWMRLDRNSVPA